From Ipomoea triloba cultivar NCNSP0323 chromosome 5, ASM357664v1, the proteins below share one genomic window:
- the LOC116020322 gene encoding putative ribosome biogenesis protein C306.07c, with the protein MADSSSSTAGKLGNNVSEEAVRKAVNALLEWKKLQCKSTTTPREPTEGDEENDDDDDDDSIYLVVSLRRLPPKRLSQVSNPKKKPTKHLSRVSNPKKKPTKHLSQVSNPIKTPRKNRSQVSTPIKIPLPHSLQSFSDICLFVCNKPTQILCNTVKTTLDPEAVLKRMKSLDIPITRVLKLSNLKSNFKSLGAKRKLYDSHDLFLADQKVIRLLRDVLGKRFYKNKKRGPVPVELKADGNWKEEIDAVANGKSTLLRFGKGKSTAVKVGNGNGVMDNQEIVDNVIAAIDAIVSLVPNKWAGITVLYLKLLDSMALPIYDTEGNA; encoded by the coding sequence ATGGCTGATTCTTCTTCCTCTACGGCAGGGAAATTGGGTAATAATGTGAGCGAAGAAGCAGTAAGGAAAGCTGTAAACGCTCTCCTCGAATGGAAGAAACTCCAGTGCAAAAGCACCACCACCCCACGAGAACCCACGGAAGGAGATGAAGAaaacgatgatgatgatgatgatgattcgaTCTACCTGGTTGTGAGTCTCAGGAGACTCCCACCCAAACGCCTCTCCCAGGTatcaaatcccaaaaaaaaaccaaccaaacacctcTCCCGGGTatcaaatcccaaaaaaaaaccaaccaaacacctcTCCCAGGTATCAAATCCCATCAAAACCCCACGCAAAAACCGCTCCCAGGTATCAACTCCCATCAAAATCCCACTCCCCCACTCCCTCCAATCCTTCTCCGATATCTGCCTATTTGTGTGCAACAAGCCCACTCAGATCCTTTGCAACACCGTCAAGACCACACTCGACCCCGAGGCCGTACTGAAGAGGATGAAATCCCTAGATATCCCAATCACCAGAGTTCTCAAGCTCTCCAACCTCAAATCCAACTTCAAATCCTTAGGGGCCAAGCGAAAGCTATACGATTCGCATGACTTGTTTCTGGCAGATCAAAAGGTGATTCGTTTGCTTCGGGATGTACTGGGGAAGCGATTTTACAAGAACAAGAAGAGGGGTCCAGTGCCGGTGGAGTTGAAGGCTGATGGGAACTGGAAGGAGGAGATCGATGCAGTTGCTAATGGTAAATCGACTTTGTTGCGTTTTGGGAAGGGGAAAAGTACTGCGGTGAAGGTTGGGAATGGGAATGGAGTTATGGATAATCAAGAAATAGTGGACAATGTTATTGCTGCTATAGACGCAATCGTTTCTCTTGTTCCCAATAAGTGGGCTGGCATTACCGTTCTATACTTGAAGCTTTTGGATTCTATGGCATTGCCCATTTACGACACAGAAGGCAATGCATAG
- the LOC116019397 gene encoding anaphase-promoting complex subunit 10-like — translation MENSSEGEEEGKLTGGSQQLLVEDNLWEMAKKAAWSVSSCKAGNGITSLRDDNLDTYWQSDGAQPHMVNIQFQKKVKLQLVVLYVDFKLDESYTPSKISIRAGDGFHNLKEIKSAELVKPTGWVYISLSGNDPRDTFVNTFMLQVAILSNHLNGRDTHIRQIKVYGPRPNPIPLQPFQFTSTEFTTYSIVR, via the exons ATGGAAAATTCATCAGAAGGAGAGGAAGAAGGGAAGCTTACAGGAGGTAGCCAACAGCTTTTGGTTGAAGATAACCTCTGGGAGATGGCTAAGAAGGCTGCTTGGAGTGTCAGCTCTTGCAAAGCTGGAAATGGCATTACTTCCCTTCGAGATGATAACCTTGATACATACTGGCA ATCTGATGGTGCACAACCTCATATGGTCAATATACAGTTCCAGAAGAAAGTAAAGCTCCaa TTAGTAGTGTTATATGTTGATTTCAAGCTTGATGAGAGCTACACCCCTAGTAAGATTTCAATTCGTGCAGGTGATGGTTTCCACAACTTGAAG GAGATAAAATCAGCGGAACTTGTCAAGCCAACCGGATGGGTGTATATATCATTGTCTGGGAATGATCCTCG TGATACATTTGTTAACACTTTCATGTTGCAAGTGGCAATTTTGTCGAATCATCTGAATGGGAGGGACACTCATATCCGCCAGATTAAAGTCTATGGACCTAGGCC GAATCCCATTCCACTTCAACCATTCCAGTTCACCTCAACAGAGTTCACTACCTACTCTATTGTGAGGTAA